caacgagtgtaaggatggcacaggaccgggcagtgtttcgttctgttgtgcatagggactctatgagttggaactgactcgacggcacctaacaacaacaacaacaacatatgccacGTGACTGGGTTGTCCTAGGAGACTATGGTCCTGCACCTTTGAACACTGAAAACCAATCTCGAgagttgtttggttatgtctaagaagtatcagtAACTATTTCCtctatgtggtttattatataaccgaaaaaacaaaacccagtgccatcaagtctattatgactcatatcgaccctataggacggagtagaactgccccatagagtttccagggagctcctggaggattcaaactgccgaccctctggttagcagccatagcacttaaccactatgccaccagggtttccatgtttattatatatgtggatatatatgcatgcacacacatacctgcATGTACATATGCCCATAGATACATCCATTTGTGTACACATACGTACCTACATATTCATACCCATTCACATATACgcctatatacatatttgtgtaaaCACACGCATGTTTTTTAGTTGGTGTTgttacaaaattttatttgttgtatcctttaccaaaaatgtccttttctcttgtgcacttctcagtgacatcatttaccttggtcaagctgtgtgcaCTTTACCCACATTCAGTGCTACCATTCCCATCACCCAAAATAACCAGTGTCTACTATCTCAAGAGTGCTTTCCCTACTCCCCTCCTCCCAACCCCGGGAACCACCAATGAGCTGTGGTCTCTGTACATACATTTTTGGCTCTGTATATGTTGGTCTCTCTTTATATTGTTTTTGTCATCTTATGAATCgtacaatcatacaatatttgtccttttgtgattgacttattttaaagGATAATTTTTAAAGGGGTAAAATCATGACtttcatacaaatataaaatgaacgcatgtcaaagattttattgaaCTCATTAATGAAGGAACCAGTAGGATGTAAAAACTAGTTCAAAGGGGAATCCAAAGAACAGACACACATGTAGGCAATCAGGAAGGCCAAAATGAATTTGCAAATAGACGCAAAACTGGTCACTATCCACAGAGCAATAGTAAATTGCGTCTTCATTGTACAAACTTCATTTGCATCTTCATGGACAAGAATTATTTATATTACATCAGTTTTCTACAACCCACAGAGCTGTAAAATATCTCAAAAGTGCAAGAGCCTCTACAACCAGATAGGGTCTGAAAGGCCCTCTAGACAACCTGTAGTGAAATTAAGCAGTGTCTTCAAGATTTTGCAACTAGCAAGTAGAAGACCTGGGACTCAAGTCCAAATCTTTATGTCTCTATCAGTTCAGATGCTTTCTACTGTATCAAATGGGTCTTGGACAGTGAGGATGCTTCCCAGCAGAAATTTGTGGACTTGACCACTTATCAcctcattttgctgaagatctctgGTCTCAGGAATCAGTCCCTGTGGCAAAAAGACTCTCAAACCACAATACATCATTTGTCTCTTGAGTGAGACTCCccctctgtccagtgttctccCAGGTGTCGTGAGCATTCTTGTACCAGAGAAAATGGTACGAGAGCCTCAAGGCTCCCAGCACGCACTGTTCCTTggaagcgttgaagagcaaattGCAACCTCAGTCAGTTCTTGACTTTGGAAGTTCTGGGCGCTGGTACAGCCAAATTATACCTTCGTCATGTAGCCGCTTCCAGAGTGCTCGCTCTAACTTGAAGTCGTGGTTTGCGTAAAAGATCAGTCGCTTCCACGTCTTATCATAGTAGTGATCAGAGAAGCGCTCATGGCCCTCGGTGATGAAGCCATAGGCACTCACCTACACGAAAGTTGGAGGAGAAGGGCCTGCAGTTACTACCTCCTAGGCTGCTTCTCATGGGCTCTGTGTGCATGTGTTGAGCGAGGGGTCCCCCTTATTCTGTTTCCATCCCTTGGAGTCTGGGTGCAGGTCTCAATGTACACGCACTCATACGCACCCACTCGCACACACCCACACTCACCTCCCCCTCCAGGAGGCTGTGCATGCAGCCCAGCCATTGTTGCAGGCTGAGCAGGCCCAGGAACAGTCTGCACTGTTTCTCCAGGTCCCTCTGCTCCTGAGGCAGAACCTTACCCGGTCGCAGAGCTGAAGGGCAGTGAGCAGCAGGAGGGCTCCCGTAGTGGGGCGGTATATTCTCCAGTGGGTAGTGTCCAGGGTCTTAGACCTCAAAAACCTATGAAACACCCGAGACCTCCAGCTGTCAAGAGTCTGCAAGGAGGAGCGGCCTGGCCTGGCCCCATGCTTTCCACTCTCACCTGTTCTTCATGTATCTGAGCAAGTCTGGGTGCAGCAACAGGTAGTTGTCCAACTGCAAGGCTTCCCGAAAAGCTTCCCGGGGCCGGCGCCTGAGGTTGGGAATGGGTCATTCAGGCCCAGTTCTCTTACCTCCTAGGGCAGGCCGAGCAGGGTCAGGGGCACGACTGGTGATAATGCCCCATCATCGGCCGATGACTAAGGCTGTCCCCTTGATAGCTGAACCTGTCACAgctcagtgggggtggggggggtcagGGTGAGGGCAGTGGGTACCTGAACCAGTGAAAGCTATTTCCCAGGGTCTGATTCAGAAGCAGGGCTTCCAGCCACTCATAGTCCCGGGTGCCTTCCAGGAAGTGCAGGTAGCGGATGTTCTGAGGACCAAGGACAGGGAGTGCGCCAGGAGGACAGCCTTCTGGACCCCATATTCATCTCTGGCAGGGTCTGGTTGCCTTCCCTGCTCTTGCTCCCTCCTTTGAATGGAGCTTGCACCAACTAGACTCTAACACACGGTGTCATCTCTCTTTGTCACCTATGTGCTCTCTTATCCAAAGTCTAGGTATGACCAGACCCCTTGCTCTTTGCTCACCTTCCCCATAGGCACGCTCTGGAAGCCCAGGTTGCCCAGCAAATAAAGGGACTGGACCAGGGAGAAGGCGGTAAAGCCGTAGAAGGACGTCCGAGTGCCCACATCCTGTTCATACCCCTTAATGACAGCTCCGCTCAGTCTGTACCAGAGagacaacaggagacagagcccaTGAGTGGAGGAAGGTGCTAGggcaggagaggaaggagaagcaGGAAGGCAGCCATCGTCGTATGCTGAGATTCTCTGGGGAGACTAGGAATCCCACCTTCCAGATGCAGGCAGCAGAGGTGTGGACTCCTCCTCAGTTCTCAGAAGAGCCCTAGCCCACTGGAGAGGGGCAGCAGCGGGCGCAAGGGGTGGGACTGCTCACCGGAACACATAGTCGTGGCTGTCTATCTCCCGGCCCATATGGGAGTTGTTCAGGATGCCCCCGTTGCCCACCACGGCACAGCTGATGCACTGGAACTCCCCGGCAGGGAGGCTggcaaggagcagctgctgctgGGGCACTGGGGGAAACCGACTCACGACCTGCTGTACCACTGGAATGTAGCGGGGGGTGTCTCCACTCAGCCTGGGAGGGACCAGAAGCCGGCCCATCGTTTCTCCCAGGGAAGAGACAGACAGCCTGCTGCCCTCAGCCCTCTCCTAGTGCACACAGCCTCCCCTGGGGCCAGCACTCACAGGAGTAATTGAGCTCCATGAAGCCAAAGGGCGGTGCGAAGTGTTCCAGGCGTTCCCACTCGCTCTGGGTAAAGCGTTTGGAGTCCAGGAAGAGGGTGAGGTTGGGCAGAAAGAGGTGCTGGAGCCACTGAGACTGGGAGGCTTTGATCTTCACAGAGTCAGGACAGTACTatatggaggaagggagggtCAGGCAGGGTgaggctggggggtggggtgtcACCGACCAAAGGATggggtgcagggagcagagcgcaGGCCTCCAAGCTGGGAAGGCAGTGCTGCAGCTCCCTTTTCCTTCCTACTCCCAGGGCCTGCGGAACCCCTTCCATTGCCCAGGCCCACCATGGTCCAGTGTGCAGTGGGTCCACGTGGCTGCACTTAATATGGGTGTAAACATACACATTTGAATGCTTCCCACCGTGAAAGGGAGCGCGAGGAGGCACGTGTGTGGGTGCATGGGGCCAGCCTGTTTTCTTAAGGTTGGAAGGGAGCAAAGGCTGTGGAATTGGTTCTGCAGGAAAGACAAGGCATTACTAGGGATTGGGGCTGGGCATGAGGCTGGTGCTCTTGTCTGTTAGCCCCCGTTTACCACCATCCTGTGACCACCGCGTCCCCCCTTACCAGAGGATGTCAAGCCCCAGAGCACATCCTGATGGCCCCTCCAGGCAGACTCCATGGCAGGCCCCTTCTCCCTCATAACTCCCCGTGCTGTCCTGGCCAGGGCTCTGGGGTCTGCCTCCTCCACCCCCATTTTGGCTTTCATAGGAAGGAAGGACAGGATGAGAGCAGGATAGGGCTGAGCTCTGCTTCATGATGAGCATGGGAACAAGGCAAAGCCAAAAAGCAGTGCctgggaggagagggagaaggTGGGCTGCCTCCCCAGATGGGCTTCAGAGCAGAAAGATGACAGGGTAAGGGGTTTTGGCAAACACTCACCGTCTGTAGCCCCCCCACTTCCAAGCTATAATTTTCTTCAAAATCCCACCGAGGCTCAGACTTGAAGTTGGTGGCCTTCAGTCTCTGAGCTCTTGGTATAGTGGGACTCTGGGAAGGGGGCCTCTCATTGGCTGGTAGACCTTTTGACTGCacctctggtttggtttttgtttgagcCCTGATGCTCACTGAGGTCCTTTTCTTCTGGACAACTGCTGGGGTAGTTCCCTTCTTTCTACTCCTCTTTGAGAGAAGTCCTCCTTGTACTCCTGCTGAGGTGTTCGGCATCATGCCCTGATCTCCTGGAGTGAGTGTCTTTGCTGTGGTGGCCCCTTTGTCCTGATGCTTCACGGGCACCTTCCTTGCGGTTGTCAGTTGCTTGTGCTGGCTCTCTCTCCCTCTAGCTATCTTCATGTCCTGACTCTGCAGTGAGGGTTTCCCTGTCCTCTCGACGGTCGTCCTTTTGTCTTGGCTTCCTGGTGATAATGTCTCCaccatggttttcttttttcccggAGTCTTTGGTAACCCCATCATTGCTGTGGGGGGCACTCTGATCTGCTCCCCAGGTGAGGCCTCTACCGCTGAGTCTTTCCTGGGcttctctgttctgttctcttcagcAGCATGGCCTGCACTCTCGTGTTGCTTGCGGAGCACACTCTTCTCTTGAGCTGACTCTACACGGGCGGTTGTCCTCCTTCCCACTGTGGGTGCCTGGGAATTCGCTTCTGGAGAACGTTCTTTAATATTCTCTATATCTTGATACCTAGGGGCAGAGATAGTTTTTTATAAAGGCTGAAGATCATAAAAACAGGTTAGAAGCGTAGCTAGTACTTATTCCTGGGTCCTAGGCAGACTTCAAACCTGTCTTCATAGGAGATGAAGGGAAGAGATACCACCATCCACTATCAAAAATTAATCTTTGGCAAAGGGTCTGGAAACTTCCCTCTGACCAATCAAGAAACTTGGCAATGTCTTGGGGATTGGGGTTCCACTAGTTGGTGCCAAGACTGGAGCTTACGTGCTtactgtactctgccaaccacCTGTGCTTACTCCTGTGTGGCCCCAGGGTACACGCTCATTCTGGATTGTAAATTCTGCAGTGAGTCTGTGTGACCCTGGTCCTGTCACCTGATATCTATGTAATTTCAGTTGACCTTTTTTAAGTGAAGTGGAGGTAACAA
The window above is part of the Elephas maximus indicus isolate mEleMax1 chromosome 19, mEleMax1 primary haplotype, whole genome shotgun sequence genome. Proteins encoded here:
- the ST6GALNAC1 gene encoding alpha-N-acetylgalactosaminide alpha-2,6-sialyltransferase 1 isoform X1, which codes for MRSFPRRCRCLGQAVQWPLLLAALIVFLFTLPTFVKERNTKPSRYQDIENIKERSPEANSQAPTVGRRTTARVESAQEKSVLRKQHESAGHAAEENRTEKPRKDSAVEASPGEQIRVPPTAMMGLPKTPGKKKTMVETLSPGSQDKRTTVERTGKPSLQSQDMKIARGRESQHKQLTTARKVPVKHQDKGATTAKTLTPGDQGMMPNTSAGVQGGLLSKRSRKKGTTPAVVQKKRTSVSIRAQTKTKPEVQSKGLPANERPPSQSPTIPRAQRLKATNFKSEPRWDFEENYSLEVGGLQTYCPDSVKIKASQSQWLQHLFLPNLTLFLDSKRFTQSEWERLEHFAPPFGFMELNYSLVQQVVSRFPPVPQQQLLLASLPAGEFQCISCAVVGNGGILNNSHMGREIDSHDYVFRLSGAVIKGYEQDVGTRTSFYGFTAFSLVQSLYLLGNLGFQSVPMGKNIRYLHFLEGTRDYEWLEALLLNQTLGNSFHWFRRRPREAFREALQLDNYLLLHPDLLRYMKNRFLRSKTLDTTHWRIYRPTTGALLLLTALQLCDRVSAYGFITEGHERFSDHYYDKTWKRLIFYANHDFKLERALWKRLHDEGIIWLYQRPELPKSRTD
- the ST6GALNAC1 gene encoding alpha-N-acetylgalactosaminide alpha-2,6-sialyltransferase 1 isoform X2, whose translation is MRSFPRRCRCLGQAVQWPLLLAALIVFLFTLPTFVKERNTKPSRYQDIENIKERSPEANSQAPTVGRRTTARVESAQEKSVLRKQHESAGHAAEENRTEKPRKDSAVEASPGEQIRVPPTAMMGLPKTPGKKKTMVETLSPGSQDKRTTVERTGKPSLQSQDMKIARGRESQHKQLTTARKVPVKHQDKGATTAKTLTPGDQGMMPNTSAGVQGGLLSKRSRKKGTTPAVVQKKRTSVSIRAQTKTKPEVQSKGLPANERPPSQSPTIPRAQRLKATNFKSEPRWDFEENYSLEVGGLQTYCPDSVKIKASQSQWLQHLFLPNLTLFLDSKRFTQSEWERLEHFAPPFGFMELNYSLVQQVVSRFPPVPQQQLLLASLPAGEFQCISCAVVGNGGILNNSHMGREIDSHDYVFRLSGAVIKGYEQDVGTRTSFYGFTAFSLVQSLYLLGNLGFQSVPMGKNIRYLHFLEGTRDYEWLEALLLNQTLGNSFHWFRRRPREAFREALQLDNYLLLHPDLLRYMKNRFLRSKTLDTTHWRIYRPTTGALLLLTALQLCDRVRFCLRSRGTWRNSADCSWACSACNNGWAACTASWRGR